Proteins encoded together in one Halalkaliarchaeum sp. AArc-CO window:
- a CDS encoding cation:proton antiporter subunit C: MIELLTTRHAYIAFVLLVCIGLYMMIASPNIVKKLIGLNLFQTAVFLLFVVAAYVQGGTSPVIPAGAPETYVSPLPHVIVLTAIVVGVSLTAVGLALSIRVYSEFGTLRMDVLREIVRENGEVNDD; encoded by the coding sequence ATGATCGAACTGCTCACGACGAGACACGCCTACATTGCGTTCGTACTGCTGGTCTGTATCGGACTGTACATGATGATCGCGAGCCCGAACATCGTCAAGAAGCTGATCGGGCTGAACCTGTTCCAGACGGCGGTGTTCCTGCTTTTCGTCGTCGCCGCGTACGTCCAGGGCGGCACCTCGCCGGTGATCCCCGCCGGCGCACCCGAGACGTACGTTAGTCCGCTGCCGCACGTGATCGTGCTCACCGCCATCGTCGTGGGAGTGAGCCTCACCGCGGTCGGGCTCGCGCTCAGCATTCGGGTGTACTCGGAGTTCGGAACGCTCCGGATGGACGTACTCAGGGAAATCGTCCGCGAGAACGGAGAGGTGAACGATGACTGA